The Prochlorococcus marinus str. MIT 1214 sequence GATGGATGTAGACCTTTTTCTCCTCTACAACTTGGAGATAGTATTTCTGTGGATGGAGTTTGTCTAACAGTTTCTGAATTAATGAATGATTCTTTTACTGCAAACATAAGTGAAGAGACTCTCAAGAGAACAAATCTTGCAGAAAAAGCTCAGATAAATGGTTATGTGAATCTTGAGCCAGCGTTACGTTTTTCTGACCGATTAGGTGGACATATTGTTAGTGGACACATAGACGGGTTGGGTGAAGTTGTTTCAATAGAAAATTTGAAACATTCTTGGAATTTGAGAGTATCTTGGGATGATTTAAATTTCTGCAGATATATGTGTAATAAGGCGAGTATTAGCCTAAATGGTATCAGTCTTACTATTGCAGAGATATACGTTGATGGGTGTGAATTTTCAGTAGCCGTAATACCTCACACGTGGTCAAATACATGCTTACAATTTTTGAAAATTGGCGAAAAGGTGAATTTGGAAGTTGACTTAATGGCTAAGTACGCAGAAAAACTTCTAAAAGTAAATCATAATAATTCTATTTCCAAGCAAAGCCCAGTAATTAACTCTCAGTGGCTTAGCGAGCAAGGTTGGAATGATTAGCTTTATATCTGTTTATATAATTTCTTTGAGAGATTTATTATTTCTTGAGTGGTAATAAACTAATCGCACCAGACTCTTTTCGTACATCAATACGAAATTCTTGCCCAGGCTCAAGACCTAATTTTTTTGTATAGGCATGTCCTATAAGAAGATTGCCATTGCCATGAACTTTAGTACGAAATTCCGCTTGCCTGCCTCTTGAGGATCTATTTCCTGCTCTCCCTGGACCATTTGAGCGAAGTTTATAACCTTTAGCTTCAACTAGAGCACGGTAAAAACTTTTCCGTAAGACTCTCCCGCTTGGTCCTACGTAACCACATCCTTTAGCTATTTCGTCTTCTGGACGGTTGCTCAAAGATCTTGCTTTGTCTAGGAGTTCTTTTCCAACAAGCATTTCAGACTGTTTTAATTAATTTAATTCTGACTAATAAGTGGAATTGTGGCAACAATTTAATTGAAAGTTTCTTGCTTAGTATCAATATTTACCTCTCAAAGCAGGTAAAGGATGATGAATAAAACGACCCAAATCCCGTCTACAAAGTGCCAATAGAGCTCTACTGCTTCAAATGGGAACTTGTTTTCACTATTCACTCGACCAAAAGGAAC is a genomic window containing:
- a CDS encoding riboflavin synthase translates to MFTGLIQAIGTIKKNNFGVVVDGCRPFSPLQLGDSISVDGVCLTVSELMNDSFTANISEETLKRTNLAEKAQINGYVNLEPALRFSDRLGGHIVSGHIDGLGEVVSIENLKHSWNLRVSWDDLNFCRYMCNKASISLNGISLTIAEIYVDGCEFSVAVIPHTWSNTCLQFLKIGEKVNLEVDLMAKYAEKLLKVNHNNSISKQSPVINSQWLSEQGWND
- a CDS encoding AbrB family transcriptional regulator, with the protein product MLVGKELLDKARSLSNRPEDEIAKGCGYVGPSGRVLRKSFYRALVEAKGYKLRSNGPGRAGNRSSRGRQAEFRTKVHGNGNLLIGHAYTKKLGLEPGQEFRIDVRKESGAISLLPLKK